In Mytilus edulis chromosome 6, xbMytEdul2.2, whole genome shotgun sequence, the following proteins share a genomic window:
- the LOC139528411 gene encoding ribosomal protein S6 kinase beta-1-like, which yields MAGVFDLELHDTPEGEEDISDDDYFEPDDEPGNSFGRGELEDGMEMVELTENNVNPGQNKTGPQDFELLKVLGKGGYGKVFQVRKISGSDNGKIFAMKVLKKASIARNAKDQAHTKAERNILECVKHSFIVDLMYAFQTGGKLYLILEYLPGGELFMQLEREGIFMEDTACFYLAEILIAIEHLHSQGIIYRDLKPENILLDAHGHVKLTDFGLCKESINDGNVTHTFCGTIEYMAPEILTRSGHGKAVDWWSLGALMYDMLTGAPPFTAENRKKTIDKILKAKLSLPPYLTNEARNLIKKLLKKNITERLGGGPEDAKPIRVHPFFRHIDWTVLVNRKVEPPFKPSVTSELDVSQFDTKFTKQTPVDSPDDTILSESANQVFVGFTYVAPSVLEELNKPWISEKEPRSPRKIGNSFTRGDMSPEQNALVEGFRVAGQPNGSEGAEAMDTTITIPKRSTSPAIATKNTAFKSVAFPGTSNRPPHLRMN from the exons TGAAGATGGAATGGAAATGGTCGAATTAACGGAGAACAATGTTAACCCAGGACAGAATAAAACTGGACCACAAGATTTTGAACTGCTTAAAGTTCTTGGGAAAGGGGGTTATGGAAAA GTCTTTCAAGTTAGAAAAATATCAGGGTCTGATAATGGAAAAATATTTGCTATGAAAGTGTTAAAGAAG GCCTCAATAGCCAGAAATGCTAAGGATCAGGCACACACAAAGGCAGAAAGAAATATTCTGGAATGTGTTAAG CATTCTTTTATAGTTGATTTAATGTATGCATTTCAAACTGGTGGAAAACTATACCTAATATTAGAATATCTCCCTGGTGGAGAGCTGTTTATGCAGTTAGAAAGGGAAGGAATATTCATGGAGGACACAGCTTG TTTCTACCTGGCAGAAATATTAATAGCTATAGAACACTTGCATTCTCAGGGTATTATATATAGAGATCTGAAACCAGAAAATATTCTTTTAGACGCACATG GTCATgtaaaattgacagattttggtTTATGTAAGGAATCTATAAATGATGGAAATGTAACTCATACATTCTGTGGGACCATAGAATACAT GGCACCTGAAATCTTAACGCGGAGTGGTCATGGTAAAGCTGTTGATTGGTGGAGTTTAGGAGCTTTAATGTACGACATGTTAACTGGTGCT cCTCCATTTACAGCAGAAAATAGGAAGAAAACAATTGACAAG attttaaaagcCAAACTGAGTTTACCTCCATACCTTACAAATGAAGCTAGAAATCTAATTAAGAAG TTACTAAAGAAGAATATAACCGAGAGATTAGGGGGAGGTCCTGAGGATGCCAAGCCTATAAGA gtccatcCATTTTTCAGACATATAGATTGGACAGTGTTAGTTAATAGAAAAGTAGAACCTCCATTTAAACCCTCAGTT ACAAGTGAGTTAGATGTCAGCCAGTTTGATACAAAGTTTACCAAACAGACGCCTGTAGATTCACCTGACGACACCATCCTTAGTGAAAGTGCAAATCAAGTATTTGTA GGATTTACTTATGTCGCACCATCAGTATTAGAAGAGTTAAATAAGCCATGGATATCTGAGAAAGAACCAAGATCGCCCAGAAAGATCGGGAACAGCTTTACTAGAGGAGACATGAG TCCTGAACAGAATGCATTGGTGGAAGGATTCCGTGTGGCTGGGCAACCTAATGGCTCTGAAGGAGCTGAAGCAATGGATACCACAATAACTATACCTAAACGATCCACATCACCGGCTATAGCAACCAAAAATACAGCTTTCAAATCTGTTGCATTCCCAGGAACTTCAAATAGGCCGCCTCATCTACGTATGAATTGA